TTTTTTCTTCAATACGGGTAACTATTTGAGGAGTCATTTTTTTATTGGGCTGAGAATTTTTTCTAAGAAATGCTTTTTCTTGAGCTTGCTGATGACGGTATCCTCGTTGCCCTTTATTTCTCTTAAGTTCCCTACTAATAGTGCTATGATGAACTTTTAGAATGTTTGCTATTGAGCTAGATGTATCTCCTCTAGCTTTTAAAATATAAATCTGACATCTTTGGTCATAGGTTAGGTGATGGTAGCCTTTAGGCAAGGTCTCTCCTTGTGTTTGATTGTTAAAAATCACAATAGAGATTCTTTCATCGCCTGCCTATTCTTTTTTTAATTCTTCTGTGCACTTCAAACTTGAAAAGACTCCTTACTGAAAAGATTTTAAACAGTCTCTTAGAAAAAATTCTCAGCCCAATAAAAAAATGACTCCTCAAATAGTTACCCGTATTGAAGAAAAAATCAAGTTGCAATAGAGCCCTATACAAATATCCGGATGGCTTAAAAGACATGGTAAAGAACATGTTAGTCATGAGACCATCTATAATCATATCTGGAAAGATAAACGACAGGGAGGACAGCTTTATAGAGAGCTCCGTCATCGAGGGAAAAAATATAACAAGCAGAGAAAGGGAACTTCTGGAATAGGGAACATCCCTGGTCGTATAGATATTAAGCAACGGCCTTGTGTTGTAGAAAAAAAGGCTCGTTTAGGAGACTGGGAACTAGATACAGTCATAGGGGCAGGACATAAAGGCGTAATTGTATCAATGGTAGAAAGAACTTCCAAGCTAAATTAAGCTCGCCAAAGTTTCTCATAAAACTGCAGAGGAAGTAAGTCAAGCGTTAATTGAACAACTTAAACCTATCAAAGATTTTGTACACACATTAACAGCAGACAACGGAAAAGAATTTGTCTATCACTAAATGGTTAGTTTCGAGCTAGAGACAGACTTCTGCCCTACCATTCTTGGGAAAGAGGCTTAAATGAGCATACAAACGGACTAGTTAGGCAATATTTTCCTAAAACACAAAGCTTTTTAGATACGACTTCCAAGGATATGGAAAGGGTGGAAACTTATACTAAATAACAGACCTAGAAAGGCTCTCAACTTCGAAACTCCACTAGAAGTGTTTAGGAGATTATCTACAAACATGCTATGCTCGGGTGCACAATAGATGTTTTTTCAAGTATTTATATGTTCTTTTTTGTGCACTTCGAGGTTGAAAGGGCCTATTATTAAAAATGCTATTTTTGCTTAAACGATAGAAATATCTACATTTATTCAATTTTGTATACATTATTATCATTACGGAATTTGTTGGTCAAGTTTTGCTTTAACCAATTAAAAATCAGTAACATACAGTAAAAATTTGAACCCATTCATAGCTTAGGTGAGGATTATTAGAAAATATATCTTGGGAGCTTTAGTTTTTTAAACTATGTACTTGGGAAAGCCTACAATTGATTTATAGCATAATAGAAGGTGTAGAACACCATTCATAGCTCGATGCGGGTGCTGTTCACCTCTGAGAGAATACGCCTTTGCAATAGCATCCTTAGAGCAACCTGTTTCCCAGGGAAAAAGCTTTAGACCCATTTTTGCCTGGCGTATTGCTTCTACCCAATACATGGAAGCCAGATCTAACCAGTGATAAGGAAAGAGGAGAGCTTCTTGTAATTCAGGATCGATGAGATAAGAAAAAAAAGCTCGGTCAAAAGAGGGATTTTGACAAATAAAAACAGCTTTGCCTCGGGTGATTTGGTTTTTAGCAAAGCAATCTTGTATTTGTTGAGCCACTAATTGAGAAGGTAACCCTTGACGCACCATTTGCCAATTGAACCCATTAACTTCTAGACTTTTAAGATCACTTTTTTGCCAATCTTCTAGGCTGATGCCAATTACTGACTCAAAAGAATCTTTGTAAGTACCTGTTGTAAGGTTCATTATTTGAAAAGCAATTTCTATGATTTTATGTTTTTGTGGGTTTAAACCATTGGTTTCTGTGTCTAAAAAAATTCCTAACACATTAATCCTTTTAATTAAAAAATTAAGAACAGTCGAGGTTAACAAGAAAAGTAAACAGATTCAATAAGTATTTTCTTTGTACATAATATTTTATTTGATATATCCCATTTAGTTCTAAGAGAAAGCAATTGAGGTATTAAGCCCCTATAGGGCATTATTTTTTTAACTCTTTTAAAGAATGGTAGCAAACTAAGTAATCTGTTACTATAGATGATCTATTATTTTACTCCTAAAGGTCGATCATCCATGATTTCTCCGCATAAGTTTCGAGAAGTTGTATTTCAACTCCTTTATAGTGCTGATTTTAGTCAATGTCCAATGGAAGATATAATGCCTATGGTTATGGAAAAAGTTACTGTTACAAAAAAAGTGGTTCGTGAAGCATATGCTATGCAGCAGCTAATTACCGCTCGAGAAGAGGAGATAGATGCTATGATAAAAAAGCATGCACAGAATTATCAGGTAAATCGTATACCTAAGGTTGAACATAATGTTTTGCGTCTAGGTATTTACGAATTGCTTTATTGCCCAGATCAGCCTTTTAAAATAACCATTTCCGAAGCCATTCGCTTATCTCGTAAATTTGCTACAAAAGAATCAGCTAATTTTATCAATGCTGTTTTAGATAGCGTCTATCAATCTATAGAACCATGTTAGTATTTCAATCCGGGAAATTATTAAAAGATTATACAACCATCCAAATAGGCGGCCCAGCAGATGAGTTTATTGCAATAGATTCTATAGAAGGGATGCAAGAGGTTTTGCATTATTGTTTTACATGCAACCGAGATTTTTTCATTTTAGGTAAAGGCTCAAATTGTCTATTTCACGATGATGGATTTAAAGGACTTGTTATTTTAAATAAAGTTGCTTTTTGCTCATTTGAACAAGAGGTTGTATCTGTGGGTGCAGGCTATAGTTTTTCTTATTTAGGAACTCAAACAGCAAAAAGGAGTTTATCCGGCTTAGAATTTGCTTCAGGAATTCCAGGCTCTGTTGGAGGAGCAATTTACATGAATGCAGGAGCCTCTTCTTTTGAAACAGCAGATTGTTTGCAAGAGGTTACATTTATTGGACAAAGCGGTAAAATAGAGGTTTTGTCCCGTGACCAGATGGACTTTTCCTATCGATTTTCTTCTTTTCAAAACCGCAAAGGAGCAATTGTAGCAGCAAGGTTTAAGCTAACTAAAACAGAAGATGTAAAGAAAAAACAGCTTGATCTGATAGGTTATCGAATCAAAACACAGCCTTATAAAGATTTATCAGCGGGGTGCATATTTCGTAACCCTGATAAGTTATCGGCAGGGGCTCTTATTGAAAAATGCGACCTTAAAGGCGCTTGTATAGGAGATGCAGAGGTTTCCTTAATGCATGCAAACTTTATCATTAATAAAAAAAAAGCAACCGCTAGTCAAGTCTGTACATTAATACAACTTGTCCAACGGACAGTAAAAGAAAAAGAGGGGGTTGATCTAAAGATGGAAATTCTTTGTATCCCATATTGCTTAGATGTTTCGCGCTGATTTACATTGCCATACAACCTGTAGCGATGGAACAAGTAGTCCTGAAGAGTTGCTACATCAAGCAAAAAGTATTGGCCTGCAAGGGCTGTCAATTACAGATCATGACA
This is a stretch of genomic DNA from Candidatus Rhabdochlamydia oedothoracis. It encodes these proteins:
- a CDS encoding 3'-5' exonuclease, whose product is MLGIFLDTETNGLNPQKHKIIEIAFQIMNLTTGTYKDSFESVIGISLEDWQKSDLKSLEVNGFNWQMVRQGLPSQLVAQQIQDCFAKNQITRGKAVFICQNPSFDRAFFSYLIDPELQEALLFPYHWLDLASMYWVEAIRQAKMGLKLFPWETGCSKDAIAKAYSLRGEQHPHRAMNGVLHLLLCYKSIVGFPKYIV
- a CDS encoding IS30 family transposase, which translates into the protein MSGWLKRHGKEHVSHETIYNHIWKDKRQGGQLYRELRHRGKKYNKQRKGTSGIGNIPGRIDIKQRPCVVEKKARLGDWELDTVIGAGHKGVIVSMVERTSKLN
- the nusB gene encoding transcription antitermination factor NusB, which produces MISPHKFREVVFQLLYSADFSQCPMEDIMPMVMEKVTVTKKVVREAYAMQQLITAREEEIDAMIKKHAQNYQVNRIPKVEHNVLRLGIYELLYCPDQPFKITISEAIRLSRKFATKESANFINAVLDSVYQSIEPC
- the murB gene encoding UDP-N-acetylmuramate dehydrogenase is translated as MLVFQSGKLLKDYTTIQIGGPADEFIAIDSIEGMQEVLHYCFTCNRDFFILGKGSNCLFHDDGFKGLVILNKVAFCSFEQEVVSVGAGYSFSYLGTQTAKRSLSGLEFASGIPGSVGGAIYMNAGASSFETADCLQEVTFIGQSGKIEVLSRDQMDFSYRFSSFQNRKGAIVAARFKLTKTEDVKKKQLDLIGYRIKTQPYKDLSAGCIFRNPDKLSAGALIEKCDLKGACIGDAEVSLMHANFIINKKKATASQVCTLIQLVQRTVKEKEGVDLKMEILCIPYCLDVSR